A single Micromonospora luteifusca DNA region contains:
- a CDS encoding thioesterase II family protein produces the protein MTAQLTGPPDPPAGVRLFCFAHAGGGGAAYRPWRDRLSPDVEVCPVVLPGRESRWQQRPHREMTSLVEQVLQEIVPRLHQPFALFGHSLGAAVAYEVCARLCDRGLPPMRLFVSGRRPPHLPARQGATRHLTDDAFVAYLNTLNGIPTEVLAHHGLLRALLPTIRADFEVNETYAASARRLPVAVSALTGDSDPLVTPAEMLAWRDVTDRGFRLRVLTGDHFYLTAAAEHVCAAIGRELSVPSPTVPIGSRAE, from the coding sequence GTGACCGCACAGCTGACGGGCCCGCCGGATCCACCCGCCGGGGTGCGGCTGTTCTGCTTCGCCCACGCCGGTGGTGGCGGGGCTGCCTACCGGCCCTGGCGCGACAGGCTGTCCCCGGACGTGGAGGTGTGCCCCGTCGTGCTGCCCGGCAGGGAGTCGCGCTGGCAGCAACGTCCCCACCGGGAGATGACCAGCCTGGTCGAACAGGTGCTGCAGGAGATCGTTCCCCGGCTTCACCAGCCGTTCGCCCTGTTCGGGCACAGCCTGGGCGCCGCCGTGGCCTACGAGGTGTGCGCACGGCTGTGTGACCGCGGCCTGCCACCGATGCGCCTGTTCGTCTCCGGGCGCCGTCCGCCGCACCTGCCGGCTCGCCAGGGCGCTACTCGGCACCTCACCGACGACGCGTTCGTCGCCTACCTGAACACCCTCAACGGCATCCCGACCGAGGTCTTGGCGCATCACGGTCTGCTCCGTGCACTGCTGCCGACGATTCGCGCGGACTTCGAGGTCAATGAAACCTACGCGGCGTCGGCGAGGCGACTACCGGTTGCGGTGTCCGCCCTGACCGGCGACAGCGACCCACTGGTCACCCCGGCCGAGATGCTCGCCTGGCGGGACGTGACCGACCGGGGTTTCCGCCTGCGGGTGCTGACCGGGGACCACTTCTACCTGACGGCGGCCGCCGAGCACGTCTGTGCCGCCATCGGCAGGGAACTGTCCGTGCCGAGCCCAACAGTGCCCATCGGATCACGAGCGGAGTGA
- a CDS encoding hydroxymethylglutaryl-CoA synthase family protein has translation MAAIGIDAINVYPGRASMSARTLFEVRGLDTRRFDNLMMDSKSVNLPCEDPVTNAVNAAKPLIDALGDDERDRIEAVIVGTESGVDFGKALSTYVHDYLGLSRRCRSFEVKHACYGGTAAVQTAAGLIANTPITGMKALVIATDAAAKIDKNTYWEPSQGAGAVAMILGEDPRVLTLDKGASGYHSYEVMDTARPRPDLEAGDSDLSLMSYLHCLKESYAMYADRVRGSDFLTTFDHLAFHMPFGGMVKGAHRTLLRSLYGMRPDEVEADFQRRLAHSLRYGAQIGNVYSAALYVALCSLIDHAPLNGPSRLGLFSYGSGCASEFYSGVTGAEASRIVGAMGIAAAIESRHPLSTEEYELISELSLQRMPGHRHVRFDPDPYDDVYRKCLDGRGLLVLDHVTDFHRVYRWS, from the coding sequence GTGGCAGCCATCGGTATCGACGCGATCAACGTCTACCCGGGCCGGGCGTCGATGTCGGCGCGAACCCTTTTCGAGGTTCGTGGCCTGGACACCCGGCGCTTCGACAACCTGATGATGGACAGCAAGTCCGTCAACCTGCCCTGCGAGGATCCTGTCACCAACGCGGTCAACGCCGCCAAACCGCTGATCGACGCCCTCGGCGACGACGAACGCGACCGCATCGAAGCGGTCATCGTCGGCACCGAATCGGGGGTCGACTTCGGCAAGGCACTGAGCACCTACGTGCACGACTACCTGGGGCTGTCGCGCCGCTGCCGCTCCTTCGAGGTCAAGCACGCCTGCTACGGCGGAACGGCCGCCGTACAGACCGCGGCCGGTCTCATCGCCAACACTCCGATCACCGGAATGAAGGCACTCGTCATCGCCACCGACGCTGCCGCGAAGATCGACAAGAACACGTACTGGGAACCGTCCCAGGGTGCCGGTGCCGTCGCCATGATCCTCGGGGAGGATCCGCGGGTCCTGACGCTCGACAAGGGGGCGAGCGGGTACCACAGCTACGAGGTGATGGACACCGCCCGGCCACGCCCCGACCTGGAAGCCGGCGACTCCGACCTGTCGCTGATGTCGTACCTGCACTGCCTGAAGGAGAGCTACGCCATGTACGCCGATCGCGTGCGTGGCAGCGACTTTCTGACCACCTTTGACCACCTCGCGTTCCACATGCCGTTCGGGGGGATGGTCAAGGGCGCCCACCGGACCCTTCTGCGCAGCTTGTACGGCATGAGGCCCGACGAGGTAGAGGCCGACTTCCAGCGCCGTCTCGCGCACTCGCTCCGCTATGGCGCGCAGATCGGCAACGTCTACTCGGCCGCGCTCTACGTCGCGTTGTGCTCTCTGATCGACCACGCGCCGCTCAATGGACCGTCCCGGCTGGGGCTGTTTTCCTACGGGTCCGGATGTGCCTCGGAGTTCTACAGCGGAGTCACCGGCGCCGAGGCCAGCCGGATCGTCGGTGCCATGGGCATCGCGGCGGCAATCGAATCCCGCCACCCGCTCAGCACCGAGGAGTACGAGCTCATCAGTGAGCTGAGCCTGCAGCGCATGCCCGGCCACCGCCACGTCCGTTTCGACCCGGATCCCTACGACGACGTGTACCGCAAATGCCTGGATGGTCGGGGACTGCTGGTGCTGGACCACGTCACCGACTTCCACCGGGTCTACCGCTGGTCCTGA
- a CDS encoding phosphopantetheine-binding protein produces MSQPATSSTPAASDPLLEVIGEAVHAVVPEVDPADVTADRTLAELGCNSVDRAEVMVAVMGDLGITVHPSEFSRDLSIRSLIALLRKYE; encoded by the coding sequence ATGAGCCAGCCCGCCACCAGCTCCACCCCTGCTGCGTCGGACCCCCTGCTGGAGGTCATCGGAGAGGCTGTGCACGCCGTGGTTCCCGAGGTGGATCCGGCCGACGTCACCGCCGACAGGACACTGGCCGAACTGGGCTGCAACAGCGTGGACCGCGCCGAGGTGATGGTCGCGGTGATGGGGGATCTCGGCATCACCGTCCACCCGTCCGAGTTCTCCCGCGACCTGAGCATCCGGTCGCTGATCGCACTGCTCCGGAAGTACGAGTGA
- a CDS encoding Tn3 family transposase, translating into MTLMRRLSSNSRNDQIYKAFREVGRVMRTVALLRFLADLGLQARVTAATKKTEAYDGVLGLEAGSVTRA; encoded by the coding sequence GTGACGCTGATGCGCCGATTGTCGTCGAACTCGCGCAACGACCAAATCTACAAGGCGTTCCGGGAGGTCGGGCGCGTGATGCGGACCGTGGCACTGCTGCGGTTCCTCGCCGACTTGGGGCTGCAGGCACGGGTGACCGCGGCTACCAAGAAAACCGAGGCCTACGACGGGGTTCTCGGCCTAGAGGCCGGTTCGGTAACCAGGGCGTGA
- a CDS encoding ferredoxin, with translation MVVDQDRCCGSGMCASVAPDIFDQSPRDGVVQLLVSQVDAGSLPRVEEALRLCPVAAIELARPVSVPPR, from the coding sequence GTGGTCGTCGACCAGGACAGGTGCTGCGGATCCGGCATGTGCGCCTCGGTCGCTCCCGACATCTTCGACCAGTCCCCGAGAGACGGCGTCGTGCAACTGCTCGTGTCGCAGGTGGACGCAGGATCGCTACCACGCGTCGAGGAAGCGCTCCGTCTGTGTCCGGTTGCCGCGATCGAGCTGGCCCGCCCTGTCTCCGTACCGCCACGCTGA
- a CDS encoding beta-ketoacyl synthase N-terminal-like domain-containing protein, with amino-acid sequence MTPGAAITAMAAISAFGPDQTAFADGLRRGRTAIVDQGGQPGPRYRARLAWKDLPTTLDAITALPDDLRRVASRIARRTPRAVQAGLAVAVQAWVSAGLHLRPTAPDRIGVVVTAGDLDGQYAQHVHALHTANPARVPPTFALHSVSTSQIGIISHALGITGPGFTVGLASAAGNAAVIAAARLIATDEVDVCLVVGALAEPSLLELTALANLGALAWEGRSVPFDTARCGFVVGEATGCLVLESTRNAQRREAPMLAVLAGYGHVLDANSLPNPAVSGEVAAMRAALRRAGLRPAQIDYVNTHGTGSLVGDHTEVEALRQVFGDVPGQRPWLNSTKSLTGHCIGAAGVIEAIATVEQMAQGYVHANAGLTDPLPTAGRFTGPAPEPASIRAALSNGFAFGGVNTCLAFVAHP; translated from the coding sequence GTGACCCCCGGCGCCGCCATCACCGCGATGGCGGCGATCAGCGCCTTCGGCCCCGACCAGACAGCCTTCGCCGACGGTCTTCGCCGGGGCCGCACAGCGATCGTCGACCAGGGCGGGCAGCCCGGGCCGCGCTACCGCGCCCGCCTTGCGTGGAAGGACCTGCCCACCACTCTCGACGCGATCACCGCCCTGCCCGACGACCTGCGCCGCGTTGCGTCCCGTATCGCACGCCGGACGCCTCGAGCGGTTCAGGCCGGCCTGGCGGTGGCCGTACAAGCGTGGGTCTCCGCTGGACTGCACTTGCGCCCCACGGCGCCCGACCGTATCGGCGTCGTGGTCACCGCAGGCGACCTCGACGGTCAATACGCCCAGCACGTGCACGCCCTGCACACGGCGAACCCGGCGCGGGTGCCACCAACCTTCGCGCTGCACAGCGTGTCGACCAGTCAGATTGGGATCATCAGCCACGCCCTGGGCATCACCGGGCCAGGCTTCACCGTCGGTTTGGCCTCCGCCGCCGGCAACGCCGCCGTGATCGCCGCTGCCAGACTCATCGCCACCGATGAGGTCGACGTCTGTCTGGTCGTCGGCGCCCTGGCCGAGCCGTCGCTGTTGGAGTTGACGGCGCTGGCCAACCTCGGCGCTCTGGCCTGGGAGGGCCGCAGCGTTCCGTTCGACACCGCCCGATGCGGCTTCGTTGTCGGCGAGGCGACCGGCTGCCTCGTGCTGGAGTCGACCCGCAACGCCCAGCGCCGCGAGGCCCCGATGCTGGCGGTCCTCGCCGGGTACGGACACGTCCTCGACGCCAACAGTCTGCCCAATCCGGCAGTGTCCGGCGAGGTGGCGGCGATGCGGGCGGCGCTGCGCCGGGCCGGCCTGCGGCCTGCTCAGATCGACTACGTCAACACCCACGGGACTGGTTCGCTCGTCGGTGACCACACCGAGGTCGAGGCGCTGCGGCAAGTCTTCGGTGACGTGCCCGGACAGCGGCCTTGGCTCAACTCGACCAAGTCGCTCACCGGGCACTGCATTGGCGCAGCCGGTGTGATCGAGGCGATCGCGACGGTCGAGCAGATGGCCCAAGGGTACGTCCACGCCAACGCAGGTCTGACCGACCCGCTGCCGACCGCAGGCCGATTCACCGGCCCGGCACCGGAGCCCGCGTCGATACGCGCGGCGCTGTCCAACGGCTTTGCCTTCGGTGGTGTGAACACCTGCCTGGCGTTTGTCGCGCATCCGTAG
- a CDS encoding cytochrome P450, which yields MTEMIDDQQHLSEFPATRTSPFHPPHAYLKLQAERRLHRVRLPSGLPAVFVTGHDEVRRLLDDERLSADETAPGYPFLYAGAFESPLKGTFMRADGEAHYRIRRMLSKDFTLRRARELRPEVESVVGQCLDDMASAGSADIVRDLAFPVPSRTICGLLGVPYEDREVFETNTRAMIDTTSTQEQMLGAMGAIMAYLTELVAKREQTPSDDLISRLVVEELQAGNLTRDELVTISLILLVGGHETTATMIGLGTFALMEHRDQLDLLLADPEGWPIAVEEILRHQTIVQNPIQRAAVADIPVGDDVIRAGEGVVFVLEAANRDPEAFPEPDRFDVRRSARNHVAFSFGAHQCLGHAIARMELDVVFRMLFERFPTLRLSVPVSDVPLRPNTVGLFGVDSLPVTW from the coding sequence ATGACCGAGATGATCGACGACCAGCAGCATCTCAGTGAATTCCCCGCCACCAGAACCAGTCCCTTCCACCCGCCGCACGCGTACCTGAAGCTGCAGGCGGAACGTCGGCTGCACCGCGTCCGGCTGCCCAGTGGCCTGCCGGCGGTGTTCGTCACCGGTCATGACGAGGTGCGCCGACTGCTGGACGACGAACGCCTGAGCGCGGACGAGACCGCTCCCGGCTACCCGTTCCTCTACGCCGGAGCGTTCGAGTCTCCCCTGAAGGGCACCTTCATGCGCGCCGACGGGGAGGCTCATTACCGAATCCGTCGAATGCTCAGCAAGGACTTCACCCTTCGACGGGCACGGGAACTGCGACCCGAGGTCGAGTCCGTGGTGGGGCAGTGCCTGGACGACATGGCCAGCGCCGGGTCCGCCGACATCGTGCGCGATCTCGCCTTCCCCGTTCCCTCACGCACGATCTGCGGACTGCTCGGTGTGCCGTACGAGGACCGGGAGGTCTTCGAGACCAACACCCGCGCCATGATCGACACCACCAGCACGCAGGAGCAGATGCTCGGCGCGATGGGCGCCATCATGGCCTACCTCACCGAGCTCGTCGCCAAGCGGGAACAGACGCCGAGCGACGACCTGATCAGCCGGCTCGTCGTCGAAGAGCTGCAGGCCGGCAATCTGACCCGCGACGAACTGGTCACCATCTCCCTCATCCTGCTGGTCGGCGGCCACGAGACCACCGCCACCATGATCGGCCTGGGGACATTCGCGCTCATGGAGCACCGCGACCAGCTCGACCTGCTGCTGGCCGATCCCGAGGGTTGGCCGATCGCCGTGGAGGAGATCCTGCGGCACCAGACGATCGTGCAGAACCCCATCCAACGGGCAGCGGTCGCCGACATCCCGGTCGGCGACGACGTCATCCGCGCCGGTGAGGGCGTCGTCTTCGTGCTCGAGGCCGCCAACCGCGACCCCGAAGCGTTCCCCGAACCCGACCGCTTCGACGTACGCCGCTCCGCCCGCAACCACGTCGCGTTCAGCTTCGGCGCCCACCAGTGCCTCGGTCATGCGATCGCCCGGATGGAACTCGACGTCGTCTTCCGCATGCTGTTCGAACGCTTTCCGACGCTGCGCCTGTCCGTGCCGGTCTCCGACGTTCCCCTGCGCCCCAACACCGTCGGCCTGTTCGGCGTCGACTCGTTGCCGGTGACCTGGTGA
- a CDS encoding group II truncated hemoglobin has protein sequence MDFDGVEGLRAEGVTRVDGRTMLEHAGGRQRIKEFVECFHQAALDDDLLGEMFYRGKPAHTAHLAAFFEEIMGGRQGYTAHHDGVAGLFQAHAGLRITEEQRARFVELMMAAAVQAGLPSDERFRSALRARIEQGSRFSTVLSQDGASPLSPWPPVGTWDW, from the coding sequence GTGGATTTTGATGGCGTCGAGGGACTGCGCGCCGAGGGAGTCACCCGCGTCGACGGCAGGACGATGCTCGAACACGCCGGCGGTAGACAGCGGATCAAGGAGTTCGTCGAGTGCTTCCATCAGGCGGCTCTGGACGATGATCTTCTCGGCGAGATGTTCTACCGGGGCAAGCCGGCGCACACCGCACATCTGGCGGCGTTCTTCGAGGAGATCATGGGCGGACGTCAGGGATACACCGCACATCACGATGGCGTGGCCGGGTTGTTCCAGGCGCACGCGGGCCTGCGCATCACCGAGGAGCAGCGGGCGCGATTCGTGGAGTTGATGATGGCGGCCGCCGTGCAGGCGGGGCTGCCCTCCGACGAGCGTTTCCGATCGGCACTGCGGGCGCGCATCGAGCAGGGTTCGAGGTTCTCCACCGTGCTGTCGCAAGACGGGGCCTCGCCGTTGTCGCCATGGCCGCCGGTCGGCACCTGGGACTGGTGA